Proteins encoded together in one Phyllostomus discolor isolate MPI-MPIP mPhyDis1 chromosome 6, mPhyDis1.pri.v3, whole genome shotgun sequence window:
- the LOC114499054 gene encoding LOW QUALITY PROTEIN: olfactory receptor 8U9-like (The sequence of the model RefSeq protein was modified relative to this genomic sequence to represent the inferred CDS: deleted 1 base in 1 codon): MYFQRGFPDLSNAIENCTVLTDFILLGLSGRWDVQQGLFVLFLLVYGITVIANPGMILLISMDPRLHMPMYYFLSNLSFSDVCYSSSVSPKMLAHFLSKQKKIAYNLCAFQMFFFGTFADVQCVMLSVMAYDHYVAICNPLLYTTAMSGRVCTQLVAIVHIQSLVYSAILIYCTIQLSFCNSNIINHFFCVFSLLLSLSTSDTTINEVVMCTSSSCVLGFSIVTVFLSNSYIINTILRMKSAKGRHKAFSTCASHLTAMTMFYRTLLFMYFQLSSSHSMGTDKVASVFYTVVIPMLNPLIYSLRNKDVKDALKKAVGTKLSSVGSHVFIQSVYLKILRAKVQVFHIH; this comes from the exons ATGTATTTCCAAAGA GGATTTCCAGACCTGAGTAATGCCATTGAGAACTGTACCGTGTTGACAGACTTCATACTCTTAGGACTCTCTGGCAGGTGGGATGTGCAGCAGGGACTCTTTGTGCTCTTCCTGCTGGTTTATGGCATCACTGTGATTGCAAACCCAGGGATGATCCTGCTGATCAGCATGGACCCAAGACTCCACATGCCCATGTATTATTTCCTGAGCAATCTGTCATTCAGTGATGTCTGCtactcctcctctgtctct cccaagATGCTGGCTCATTTcttatctaagcaaaagaagattgCATATAATTTATGTGCTTTTCAGATGTTCTTTTTTGGTACCTTTGCAGATGTGCAATGTGTCATGCTGTCTGTGATGGCATATGACCATTATGTAGCCATTTGTAATCCACTTCTTTATACAACAGCCATGTCTGGAAGAGTCTGTACCCAGCTTGTGGCCATTGTGCACATCCAAAGTCTGGTGTACTCTGCAATCCTCATTTATTGCACAATTCAATTGTCATTCTGCAATTCCAATATCATCAATcactttttctgtgtcttctcaCTCTTACTATCCCTCTCCACCTCAGACACAACTATCAATGAGGTAGTGATGTGCACTTCCAGTAGCTGTGTTCTGGGGTTCAGTATTGTCACTGTCTTCCTCTCCAACAGCTACATCATAAATACCATCCTTAGAATGAAATCAGCCAAGGGCAGACACaaagccttctctacctgtgCCTCCCACTTAACTGCTATGACTATGTTTTATAGGACACTCCTGTTCATGTATTTCCAACTCAGCTCAAGTCACTCCATGGGCACAGACAAAGTGGCCTCTGTTTTCTACACAGTTGTCATCCCCATGTTAAACCCACTGATCTACAGTTTGAGgaacaaggatgtgaaagatGCCCTGAAAAAAGCAGTTGGCACTAAATTATCTTCTGTTGGAAGCCATGTTTTCATCCAAAGTGTTTATTTGAAGATCCTGAGAGCTAAAGTTCAGGTATTTCATATACATTAG
- the LOC114499053 gene encoding olfactory receptor 1052-like: MAIENCTVFTDFILLGLSGRQDVQQGLFVLFLLVYGITVIANLGMILLISLDPRLHTPMYYFLSNLSFSDVCYSSSVSPKMLADFLSQQKKIAYNFCVVQMFSFGIFAAVDCLMLSVMAYDRYVAICNPLLYTVIMSRRVCIQLVATVYTVGFIDITIFTYCTTRLSFCNSNIINHFFCDFPPLLALSTSDTTTSEIVMIIACSCIVGSSLITVFLSYTYIMITVLHMKSAAGRHNAFSTCTSHITAVAIFYGTVFFMYFRPGSSYTMDTDKVASVFYTVVIPMLNPLIYSLRNKDVKDALKKAVGTKLCTG, encoded by the coding sequence ATGGCCATTGAGAACTGCACCGTGTTTACAGACTTCATACTCCTAGGACTCTCTGGCAGGCAGGATGTGCAGCAGGGACTCTTTGTGCTCTTCCTGCTGGTTTATGGCATCACTGTGATCGCCAACCTAGGGATGATCCTGCTCATCAGCTTGGACCCCCGGCTCCACACACCCATGTATTATTTCCTGAGCAATCTCTCATTCAGTGATGTCTGCtactcctcctctgtctcccccaaGATGCTGGCTGATTTCTTATCTCAGCAAAAGAAGATTGCATATAACTTTTGTGTGGTGCAGATGTTCTCTTTTGGTATTTTTGCAGCTGTGGACTGTCTCATGCTGTCTGTCATGGCATATGACCGTTATGTAGCCATTTGTAATCCACTTTTGTATACTGTTATCATGTCCAGGAGAGTGTGCATCCAGCTGGTAGCCACTGTCTATACTGTAGGTTTTATAGATATCACCATCTTTACCTACTGCACAACTCGATTGTCATTTTGCAATTCCAATATCAtcaatcactttttctgtgacttCCCTCCTTTACTAGCCCTCTCCACCTCAGACACAACCACCAGTGAAATAGTAATGATCATTGCCTGTAGTTGTATTGTGGGGTCCAGTCTCATCACTGTCTTCCTCTCCTACACCTACATCATGATTACCGTCCTTCACATGAAGTCAGCTGCAGGCAGACACAACGCCTTCTCTACCTGTACCTCCCACATAACTGCTGTGGCCATATTTTATGGGAcagtctttttcatgtatttccgACCTGGTTCTAGTTATACCATGGACACTGACAAAGTGGCCTCTGTTTTCTACACAGTTGTCATCCCCATGTTAAACCCACTAATCTATAGCTTGAGGAATAAGGATGTGAAAGATGCCCTGAAAAAAGCAGTTGGCACTAAATTATGTACTGGGTGA